In the Silene latifolia isolate original U9 population chromosome 1, ASM4854445v1, whole genome shotgun sequence genome, CTGCTTGCCTTCTTATCTCTCCGACCCCCATCTAGGACTCGAATTTATAAACTACTACATACGTGAATAGCAATAAGAAGCGCAAGCTCACAATTACCTATCATTTGCTTCTTCATCGCCCTCACCAATTATAGGAATAGTAGGTCCCGACAAAACAGCAAACCTACATTAAAGCAACTCGATCAAATGTTGCTCAATTCAGCTGAACTTGATGTAGTGACGTCGTAGCTGATAACTAAGCCAAGTAACGCTGTTAACCATTCTAGTTTATGTGACAGCAAATGAGACACGCACCTTCTAGCCAACCAAAGAAGGGGAGAAGTAGAGCCTATACTAGCAAACTCATTTGGGGAACCACGTACTTGACTAGCAGCATCTTTGCTCTTGAATTCTCCCGGATAAAACCAGATAAGACAAGGAAGGGGTCCATCTTTTGAGATGTCATACCCTGGTGGCAGGTATAGTGTTGCAGTAAGTTGCACCCCGTCTTTCCTTTCATACCTGATCATCTCCTTCTGTAAAGAAGCTAACTGGGGATAAGGATGAGGAAAATTTGTGATCTGAAATGCCTTTTTATCTGCCCAGCTATGTAAATAATATTGGGTATTTTCAGTTTTTGATTCCTTTGATGTAAGTATTTTCAAATCGTCGAGAAGAATATCCCCTTCATCTGCGTCATTCATTAAGGCAACAACTGTTTCATAATACTTCTCCTTGTCACTCTCCCATATCGTTTCTTTCTTGCCTGTATTACTGTAAATATGTAGCGTCAGACTGAGATTAAAACACACTAATACATCTATTGCCAAAAGGGGTAAATTATCCTTAGAGCACTCACATGTCAAACAAGTCGAGGAATGGGATACTTCCCTTGGGAGTGGCTCCGTCACCATTAAGCAACAAGTAGGTGGCTTCATCATGTTgcttacgtatttttgcaatcacaTATGATCCATATGACGTTCTCCGAAACATCGGAGAACCTGGATCAGAATACACATCTTCATACGACCTATCAAACAATATTCGTGGACTGACAACTTCACTTCCGGGAGATATAACCCACGTCCGTGTTTTTCTTGTTTTATACCAAGATTCATACACTAGAGCAAGAGAATCATCACACCATGATATACCCCTgtcaacaaacggttcacacaaaaATTTCAGATATCCACAAGAATCGTCAcatttctcttttattttctttgcaCGGTTATTTGTTGTTGCAATGTAAGCAATATTCTAGATCACAGATCCGGTAAGTTttactgtcaaaaaaaaaatgatcCGGTAAGATTTCAGTACATTAAACAAGTCTTCTTTTCCGGTTCATTTATGGAGTTTTGTACAGCAACGAAAAAGGAAGGCTTTTTTTAAAAACTATCTCGCATTTAGTTCCAATACATTAGTGAGACTGATTTAAGCTTCCAAAAGCGTTTCTGTACTTGCGTTTTCAAATAAAATTAACTACAAGTTAAAGCATTACTGCTCCAATATATTGACAGGTTATTTCTAAACTGTTGCGAATTTACTGTGAAATCAGCTCATATCTTCAGTATATTCTTGAATGATCAGTAGGGAAGCATTAAACAACCTTGTTAGTTTGACTTGATTGCTTACCCGAACATTTTAAATGTATTTGGTTTGAGAATATGAACACACAAATTTTAACTAACATCAGGAAAAGTAACACAAAAAGAGTTTACAGTTGTACCCATATCGAAGATCAAGTTTTTGCAAGATGGTAGGTTGTTCACCCTCACTTGCTTCAGCCGGTTGCATATAAACAATATCTCGAGGAGAAACTTCCACCTTTGCATCACCACCATCTTGAGTCTCCACCCTACAACATAAAAGTATGAAGTGTTACAAACCCAAAGAAGAACCCTGAGACCAAGATAAATAATCATTTACTCCAAAAGTCAGAGTCGTAGCATTAAAGATTCAAAGGTACTGAAACCCTAATATACATCCCTTGCAAAAACACATAATATACAAGCAGAACCGTACCAGTAGAGCATTGAAGGCCTGTCTGCTCTCCAATTGAGAGAACGTATCCCTTGCCTCACACTACTATGAGTAATAGGAATATTCTCAGCCAAAGGCAAATCACAAAGCTGTCTCACAAATTTCCCGTCAGCTGTCCATAGATCAACCTTTTTTGGAAATCTTCCACACGGTACTGTATAAGAGTACGGCCTGTGGAATGAGCTAATCATTAAGTACTTCTCATCGGGAGATGGGTCCAACGATGTATACACGGCTGGTTTTCCAAAAGGTTCTGCCTTTCCATCCAGAGATACCAACATCAGTTGTGAAGTTGTATAATAGTCAAACAGGTCAGCATCATATTCATCTTTCAGTAGATCTTGGTATGTTCTGACTTGAATGGTATTCTTTTGCTCGTTCGTCTGAATTTTAGGGCCAGGTGGGACCAAAGGCTTCTTGGGGGGGTTGCCACGAGACGTCGGAATGGTGCACACCAGTAGGGTTGAATCACCTAACCACACAAAACTTGAAAAGCAGACAGTCAAGTAGGTGCTACTTGGGGACTTGACATCCATTGAACAATTCAAGAGAGAACAAGCACCTACTTGTCAAAGATGGAATTTACATAGACGTCTGCTGACTGAAACAAAGGTTTTGCTAATCCAGTTGCCACGTTAGCAACCCATAAGCGGAGCCTGCTGCTACTGCCATCATCCTGTAGCAACACGCCGTCAAAGCAAAGCTGGACTAGTCAATGCCATGCTAAAAAAAAGGTTTGGAAAAGAAAAAGACAAGGCAGGATTCCCTAGACATAATGAAGACTGGACTCTCAAGCATCCATTAATTGGGAAGTAATGTGTTATGCTGAGCAATTAGCTATAAATTCATTGGTAAACGGTTCTGTAACCAAAGTATGTTAAATTCAGAAATTGACTTGTGTAGATTATCAAACTAAATCCAGGGACCaagaattcttttttttttttttttcaaaaaaacgtAAACGGATACAACAAGATTCATAATAGAACCAGAGAACCATACAATTAAGCCAGAAAGATGTTAGTACCTCCTCAACTCGAACAGTAAATGCTATATGCTGACCATCGGTTGACCTGGCCAAGAATCAAATGGAAAAATCATTGACTAAAAGCAACACATTTTAATTTTTATAAAATCTTATGTAAATGGTGCTCATGAAGAAATTATTAAATATCCACAGTCAGTTAAACtaaatttttttgagttataaacCTAATATGAGAAATTGAAAATATGAAATATAAAAAGATGTTCATCACGATCATACATACAATGAAGAATTTGCAATGCAATATACTTCTAAACATGAGGTCGCTTCAAAATAATGCTCAACAAGCCTTGATACTACTAGCAGTAATCTTGTTACTTATAAGTTATAACAAACTTACACGAGTTAATGCACAGTAAGACctcggattttttttttctttgacaatGTGAAAGCATTAGTGGCCATTTTCACAAGCAATCATATGAACATGCCAGAGTATGGAAATTCTCTAGAACAATGCCCAGTAACAAACTCAAGCGAATAGCTAATAAACCAGATACTACTTCAGACACTTTCAGATATACATTTACTTCAAGCCATTTTTCTTCTTCTAAGTTACAGAACACAACCCGTCTATCACAACTTCGCACAATGCAAAAGTGAACTGATTATAGTTTCTCCATAAGCCTGCCTACGAAAGGCGTATATTATTAATGCATCATTCATCAACCCCCAAAACATATTATAAAGCCAAAAAACTGAGGAAATTGACAATACCAGTTAACAAAGTTGATCCTAGCACCATCAGGCAAACCCTGTATCGTCTTTTCTGGCCCAAGGGTACCGTCGCCCATTAATTGATGGATCCCAATACCTGTGTAGAACGACCTGCATACAAGTTTACCACTCACAACTCAACAATAATTGTACATGTAGACAAATAGATAAACAAGGGCAAGTGAACCTAGCAAATTAATGCCATTATGGTGACTTTAGATTTTCCGTTCTGTAGCAGTATATGTGGTTATGCACTTCTAGTCAATTCTTATACATATATAGCCGCTAACACTATATAAGGTTATTAAAGCAGCTACAACTCTGAATCAAGGGTGATTATACGAGTTTGTATGTTTACCAAAACAGTAGGTGTGGGTGAAGATGTTTCTCCGTATAATTACTCACATTCGACTCCTGGTGTTGCATTTGCCATCAATGCGAACACCAGCAAGCTTTTCTTCTGGTCTAGCAAGGTCTGCCAGAGGAGTAAGAGATCTTCGCTTGAGGAATAATATCTTATCCTtgtgaggagaaaaggataatGACGGCAAGGGAGGAGCATCGACAATATCCCTTATTTCAGGTGGAGGTAGCTGATATCCACTGGCCGCTGACAAATCATCTATGGATAGAAGACAAAAAGAGGTACATTAAGAGTACAAACCAAAGCACTAATTGACATTACTCATGTGTATAGCAAGTATTTATTCTCATGCAGTTCCAAAACACAAAGTTTAAACTGAGAAAACATGAAGTCGGATTCAAAACTCTATAGTTCTATAACTTCACCAGTGTGCTCACAAAGCCAAGCTCTATTTCAATTCACCAAGTCCCCAAATCATTCAACGAATTAACTTACTAACCAAAAGGCCAAATACAATCCTGACTCAGTTCGATTCTTCATTCTACACTACCTTCTAAAAAAGAAGAGGCTTTCCATACAAAAGATACTCAGAGGAGCTAGCATTGGCCCTAAACCCTCAAAACACTgacaaattcgaaatttttagtaAAAATTTCGACAATTCTGCTAGTTTACGGTATTGCCATACTACTTCACCCCTGAAATTTTTCGCCACCTAACTACATATCTTGATTCCGCCACAGCTACCCATCAAAGGTTACATCCTTTACAAACCCACTTCATCAACAACACCTTCAAAACCTCAACTTCAACCCCAAACAAACATCAACTGCTACTAACTCTTCTATTATACTCCTATCCATTTCAAAAGATACTTCCTTTACAATCCCAATTCCTCAAAAACACCTCCATAACCTCAATTTCAACCCCAAATCAACATCaaataacactaattcatcaattATACTTCTACCCAATTCAGAAGATACTTCCTTTACAATCCCAATTTCTCAAAAACACCTCCATAACCTCAATTTCAACCCCAAATCAACACAAATAACACTAATTCAACAATTCTACTCCTACCCAGTAATCCCAATTCATCAAGATCACCTTCAAAACCTCTACTTCAACTCAGTGATGGACCTAGTTGGCTAGCTGGGCGGCCGCCCCTTGAACCATTggaaatcctggctccgccaacTAATAATACTAATTCTTCTATTAAACTAGTACCCAATTTTAAACAACAAAAAccataaataaacaaaaaaaaaaaaagtatttaatTACAACAACAAACCTTGATCATAATTGAAATTGGAAGCAGACCCATTAAACCCATTTGCAGCAGTAGAACTATTTTCAGCAGAAACAGCTTCAACAGGAACAAGATTATGAATCCTACTATTACTAGTTTTACTCATTTTATTACCAAAAAGATGTTTCCTTGAAACTGAAGAAACAGTCCTAAATTGGCGGGAAGAGTTGATAGTTGCAGGGAATTTGAAGGGAACAGGAGAAATAAATGAAGGTGTAGAGAGATTAGAAGGACGAAGATGAAGACATTGATGGGTTGAAGAGAGTGTTAAGAAAGGTATGCGATGATAGACTTTACAAAATCGCATCTTTGTGTTTTGTTAtagtgttgtgttgtgttgggaGTGTTTGTGATTGGGTCGTAGTGCTCTGTACTTTATTATGTGTGACTGTATGATGTGCACATGATTTCTCACACTTGCACCATTGTTGGTCTCTATTCTAAGATTTGGGATTTTAATATCCATGCCAATGTGTGTGGCCATTGTGGCCCACGTAGTCGGGTTAAAATTAACCCGGTTTGAATAATCAGATCGGATATTTGTATTCAACCGATACCCGAATTAAGAATCTGAGGTTGACGCGTAATTTGAATAAACCGATTCAATATAACCGGATTCAAATGTTTATTGTTACAaatcaatattatatattaattccaaaaatcaaggtatttcaatgtaattaaaaaaatctatacaaattaattatattatatatttttaAATCGATAGTACCGTGTGATGGACTTGATAAAGGtacctcaatgtaaatattatatagttttagttaaaagtataatataaagatgccttgatgaagaatatttatggaaattacattaaataaagtaattaaaattagaaaacacaagaatatagtgattttccttaaaattaacatgccccacttatggaattaattaggatcatcataaaattatacattaaattaaatatagtaaaagtaatagtagcagcaatgagattattaaaattaacggtattaatgtgggagtagtgaagttataataatgatagtgggagtaatgaaagtaactacgaatgtagtgaaagtaacagtggaaacaatgagaaaaagtatgaacaattaaataaccaatcgactcaaggaaatattttatttatttaaatatagcccggataaaattaacgggaataatgaatttaacagaaaaaaatagaggaattagtaaaagaagCAATTGTAACCACAAGAGTAGTGAGcgtaatgatattaagaaagaatgtcgtaaaagtaataatattaatagcggggtagtgaatgtgtctcataatttgaaataaattttacatttcatcataattacaagatatgccgtagaaaaatatattacaaataataaacgtgtgagttagacaactccaacatagtttatttcattgtaaataaaatttaacgataaatagaggtagcccgggcgaagccgagCACCAAACCTAGTTGTCCATTATTCCTAAATAATTTAATAACACATCTAATAATGACTCTACCAAATTTCATCTGAATTTTGAAAAACCCAATATGATCTGACCGCCTGACCAGTATCTGATCTGGTTGACTTGCATGCCAAGTTTAGACGCATGTATATAAGTCAAGCATCTTGTAGAATTATAATCGATGAGATAGATTTTAAGTTTTTTTTGCTAGTTCTTAAATAATGTGCTCCTGAATTGGATAAATGATAGGCTATAATATATTGTAACTTGACTTATCAAGTAAGTTTTTCAAACAATATTAATTTTTAGCTATGTATCATTCCAATGGTGAATTATGTAAAACTTATAACTTGATTAGGCGGGTCACATTAATCAACTAATTCCAAGCAAGGTGTCTGAAGTTAAGCTAATACTCCCTATGTTTTCATGAAATAACCTTATTAACCCACTTTTCTACTAAAAAAATAATGAATCCATAGAACTTATTCAACAAATGATAAGAGTAGCTTAATAGAGCAAGTGCAACTTTAGTACACATTATATTTTTCCAATTCCATTAATAAGCAATCGATcggaaaatttggaaaatttaCTAACAGATCTCTTctataacacaaattctcattatagacggacactattcgtctatacgtatagacggataccattttccctcacaaaatactcatttgccataaagtggaaagcacatgggggtgtcacaccttgtccccctacccatgttattagaggtctttacccgtctattcgccccacccgtctataccaaaaCCTATTGCTTCTATAATCATTAACTTAGCACAAATGCAAAACAAGAACCAAAACATcactaattgaaaaaaaaaaaatcaagtcgatattaaaaatatctaacccACATATCATACGTGGTAGCCAACCATTGGACAAAACATGATAAGAAATATGTGCACCCAATTCATTGTCCATACGTCCATACCACATAAATCactaaaacaaccaatctcaatTCCATACGCTACATTATCATCCCCTCTAGGCtctaacccaaaaaaaaaaactcaagaacaaagctaaaaaaaataaaaaataaaatggcaAGCTTGAGTTTTTCCCTAATGAGCCCTAAAGTGTTCACACCAACATGCACAAACCACGTTGAAACACCAAAGTTAGCCAACATGAACATGGTTAGGTGCGTTATTAGCAAGGGCACGTCTAAGAGACTTGTAGCGGTCCGAGCCACGCCAGATAAGCTATCAGCTAGCATTGAGCAAAGCATTAAGGCGGCTCAGGAGACTTGCGCTGAAGACCCAGTTAGCGGAGAGTGTGCTGCGGCTTGGGATGAGGTTGAAGAGGTTAGCGCTGCGGCTAGTCATGCTAGAGACAAGAATAAGGCTACCGATGTTCTTGAGACTTATTGCAAGGATAATCCTGAAACTGATGAGTGCAGGACTTATGATAATTAGTTTATTGATTAATTATTTGCTCCGtcttgatcatttgtttaccttttatattattgtgatgagtatttaatcaaaggtaaattaATGATTGAAAAGTAGGGGTAGAATTCTTGAAGTTGTGGATGATGATTAATGATGGATTATTAATTATCATGTGGTTATGGCATGTATTTTGATGATATTGTTACTTTGGGTTAATTAAAAATGATATTGGTGGATGTAGCCTTACGGTTACGTTATTGATGTACTTGTAATTGTTACTCTTGTTATAAAGTTGTCATGGATGATTTTTTTGGTTGATCAAGTTAAGTGGAGATTAATGGCTTGTttcttgggtttttttttttcactaaTCACGTTTTTTCCGATAAGAATATATGTAAACTCGATAATTGCATCAATCTGAATCATTAGAGATGTCCGAAGTACTTTATAATCCCTTACAAAATAGTTTcataaagaaaaggaaaaagaatgTGAGATTAACTAACAcaataaattaataaaaaaataatcaACATATTAAACTGCAATTGAGTTGATGAAGAACCTCGGAtgtattattataattgaaacaTTTGCATCTCAATATTTCTAGATGTGAAAGTGTGAAACCACGACAAAATTAGGTGTCGTTTGGTTGCCCCATTAAAAGTGGGTGAATTGGAAATTCACGTGAATTGAAAAAATGGAGGTCGTTTGTTTGCCCAAAATCATgtgaattgcattttcctaggAGTTTCCaattcctccattatggaggagttTAATTACCTAGCTCTCCCTAGGTAATTGGAAACTCCCACATGAATCCAACACCCGCATGCCAACAAAACAAGTTTTGGACAATTCACGTGAATTGACCAATTCACGTGTTTTGTAAAATCATGGGAAATTAATTCCCGTATggcaaccaaacgaggccttaTACTATGATCTAATTGAACTTGACAAATTACAATGACCATGACAAAATGGTTTAAAAATAGGCACAATATAAAAGTCAACTACTCATAATTTACATTCACACCGTCTTAAAATATTATTTCCGTGAAATTAACCCTGACATGATTATGCAAATATGCACCGATAAACTTGAACAAACCAATTTACCAATCCCGTATAAAATACCCAAAtcggaaaataaattaaaaaccaAAATAATCCGAACATTTAAAACTTAAAAAGTGGGCACTCTCTTAAAAGTGTTGGACTGGATTGTGAAGGGTGAATTATTCCCTTAGAACAAATATCCAAAGGCCCAACCGGAGTTATTGAATTAAGTCGCGGTTTATTGTGAACAACTAAACAAGTCTCGTCTTATCGGAAGTCGGAATTACGGCACTTCCCATTCTTCCCACTGCCCTCCGCTCCCCCACCACGGTACTCTCTAATCTCTACTCGTTCCATcccaattatttatttacctttttatcCTAAATATTTAAATCAAAGCTAAACAAATAATAGGGACGGAAAGACTAATTAATTCCATCGTcaatttattttcttatttaagcCGTTATTGCTCTTGTTATGTTGTTTGTTCTTCTCTGATTAATGGATGCTATAATATCTAGTACTCCGTACTACTTCCTctgtcccagtcatttgtttacgtttgattaaaatagATGCCTCAGAATCACTAGCAGTAATTCATTTGTGGCTTATGCTAATGAACAGTGTTTGATCGACATTTTGAAACCCGGAAATTAGGTAAATTAATTCATAATACCCTACCATTGATTCCTGGGATGTATTTGCTGTTTCGGTTCGATCCCGTTCTCTATTTCCGTAATCCCCAATCCCTGGTTTGATGAAAACCTTTTCCTGTCTGTATGATTTTATCAGAGGAGCTACATATCGAGTCACATGACTGTAATTCGATCCAAATGTTAGACGAGACACCGTGTCACACATTGTCAGTAGGTTTGAATTTGTGACAGTCTGTTTTTCAGATCTGCTAGACTGCTACATTCGATAATGGAGCCTCAATCATCTGTCAAAGTGTCGATACGTCTAGGGTCTGAGGTCTACACAGTCAATGGAAGCACATCTGGTGTTCTCTCAGATCAGTTGGTGTCAATGAAAGAAGAAAGCATGATCATTTTGAAGGATTACATAACCAGGCATAATGCTCCTGCTGATGTTCCTGATGAACCACTTGAAGGATCTTCAGGAGACGAGGAGGAGGTCTTGGTGAAACCCAAATCAAAGAAACGCAAATGATTGATTAGTATGTTTCTGCATTCTCGGACTTCTGTCTAATCAGGTGTTAATTTGC is a window encoding:
- the LOC141591454 gene encoding uncharacterized protein LOC141591454, with protein sequence MEPQSSVKVSIRLGSEVYTVNGSTSGVLSDQLVSMKEESMIILKDYITRHNAPADVPDEPLEGSSGDEEEVLVKPKSKKRK
- the LOC141591453 gene encoding calvin cycle protein CP12-1, chloroplastic-like codes for the protein MASLSFSLMSPKVFTPTCTNHVETPKLANMNMVRCVISKGTSKRLVAVRATPDKLSASIEQSIKAAQETCAEDPVSGECAAAWDEVEEVSAAASHARDKNKATDVLETYCKDNPETDECRTYDN
- the LOC141591436 gene encoding putative glutamyl endopeptidase, chloroplastic, with amino-acid sequence MRFCKVYHRIPFLTLSSTHQCLHLRPSNLSTPSFISPVPFKFPATINSSRQFRTVSSVSRKHLFGNKMSKTSNSRIHNLVPVEAVSAENSSTAANGFNGSASNFNYDQDDLSAASGYQLPPPEIRDIVDAPPLPSLSFSPHKDKILFLKRRSLTPLADLARPEEKLAGVRIDGKCNTRSRMSFYTGIGIHQLMGDGTLGPEKTIQGLPDGARINFVNWSTDGQHIAFTVRVEEDDGSSSRLRLWVANVATGLAKPLFQSADVYVNSIFDNFVWLGDSTLLVCTIPTSRGNPPKKPLVPPGPKIQTNEQKNTIQVRTYQDLLKDEYDADLFDYYTTSQLMLVSLDGKAEPFGKPAVYTSLDPSPDEKYLMISSFHRPYSYTVPCGRFPKKVDLWTADGKFVRQLCDLPLAENIPITHSSVRQGIRSLNWRADRPSMLYWVETQDGGDAKVEVSPRDIVYMQPAEASEGEQPTILQKLDLRYGGISWCDDSLALVYESWYKTRKTRTWVISPGSEVVSPRILFDRSYEDVYSDPGSPMFRRTSYGSYVIAKIRKQHDEATYLLLNGDGATPKGSIPFLDLFDINTGKKETIWESDKEKYYETVVALMNDADEGDILLDDLKILTSKESKTENTQYYLHSWADKKAFQITNFPHPYPQLASLQKEMIRYERKDGVQLTATLYLPPGYDISKDGPLPCLIWFYPGEFKSKDAASQVRGSPNEFASIGSTSPLLWLARRFAVLSGPTIPIIGEGDEEANDRYVEQLVASAEAAVEEVIRRGVAHPNKIAVGGHSYGAFMTANLLAHAPHLFSCGIARSGAYNRTLTPFGFQNEDRTLWEATNIYVEMSPFMAANKIKKPILLIHGEEDNNSGTMTMQSDRFYTALKGHGALCRLVILPYESHGYSARESIMHVLWETDRWLQKHCVANTSELNVDAVSLKEGGGKTNLNSQVTSTTGGSGGGAKEEDLDLGVHSLRRSSL